CGGCGAAGGCAAGGAAGCGAGGTCGTGCCGCAACGACCGCATCGGCAAACCGGCGGAGGTGCAGCCGCTTAGCCGGAGGCACCAGCGCACAGTGCGGCCGCGGATCCCGCAACCGGGCGGTGCGCGCCTGGCAGTCTCTACGGGCGGCGCCTGTAGAACCTGTCGCCGACGACGAAGCCGTCGAGCCCCGTGTCGCGGACATAGCGCACCAGATCGCTCATCCGGTTGATGAAGCCCTTGCCCGAGAAGTTGAGCGAGGTGTTGCAGAGAACGCCATAGCCGGTGCGCGCCTTGAAGGCCGACAGCAGCGCGTGCATCCGCGCGTTCTGCGCGGCGGTGACCGTCTGCGCCCGCGCGGATCCGTCGACATGGGTGACGGCCTGGATGGCGTCGGTCTTGACGCGCTGGAAATAGAGCATGTGCGGGCTCGGCCCGTGATGCGTAAACAGCCGGTCGAGCTCCTCCTCGAGCAGAATCGGCGCAATCGGGCGGAAGCCCTCGCGCTTCTTGATCGCGTTGAGGCGCGTGTGCATCTCCTTCGTGAAGGGGGCCGCGATCAGCGACCGGTTGCCCAGCGCGCGCGGGCCGATCTCGTAGCGCCCCTGCACCCAGGCGAGCACGGCGCCGCCGGCCAGCGCCTCGGCCACCACGGCATCGTCGGCGGGCACGGCGGCGAAGCCCGTCAGGTCGGCCGCATCATGCACGAAATCCTCGCCGGCATAGGCCGTCCAGGCGATCTTGGCATTGCCGGTGATGCGCAGCTGTGCATCGGCGGCTGTGCCGATGGCGGAACCGGAATCATTGGTGCAGGGCTGCACGAAGACGTCCGCGAACAGGCCGCAGCCCTTCCATTCGCTGTTCCAGTCGCAGTTGAGGCCGCAGCCGCCGGAGACCAGCAGCGGCAGGCCGTCGCGCATGTTCGCCCTGGCGAAGTCGAGAAAGCGCGAAAACATCGCGTCCTGGAAGCGGCGCGCCAGATTGCGGAAGGCTTCGGTCTCCAGCCCGATGTCGAAGAAGGGCGTGCCGACGAAGTCCGCCTTGCGCAGCGGCGCGGCCACCGCGTCCCAGGCGATCAGCCGTTCGATCAGTTCCCGCTCCTCGGGCGTCTCGGGAACGTCCCGGCCATAGCCGGCGATCGCCATCAGCTTGCCCGCGTCCTCGCGCCGCGACTTGCGGGCATCGATCGCCAAGGTCGGGTCTGCCAGCCCGTAGAGGAAGCCGTATTTGTGGCCCGGACCGGTGACCGGGGTGCCGAGCTTCGTCACCTGGAGTTTCTCGTCGATGCGGTAGAACGAACCGAGCACGCCCTCCCACACCAGCGCGTAGCAGGCCTGACCCTGCGGGAACGGGGACATGGCGTAGCTGCCGATGATGTGGGACCGCTCGTGCGAGGACGAGAAGAAGCGCACCTCCTTGCCCGCGAAGCGCTGCGGACGGTCGATGATGCCGCTCTCGTCGTGCCCGAAATAGCCGGCGCCGAGCGGCTGCGCGAACGGCCGGAACGAGCCCATCCAGCCCGACAGCGCATGCACGTCCGGAATGGCGTCGCAGAGACCGAGCCCGCGCAGCACGAGTTCCGGCGTCACCGGCGCATAACGCGGGCCGGAATCCTTCTCCGCCTCGATCGAGAAGGCGAGCGTCGCGTCCTCGATCAGGGCGACGTGACCGTCGTGACCGGGCTTGTAGGAAAAGATCTTCATGCGCGCTCCGCAGGGGTCGGAAGACGGAGCCTCCCCGACCCCGCACCCGATCCTTAGGGCATGATCGGCCGCAGGCCTATGGCACTGCGGCAACGGTCCGGCGGAAAGCGGCGGCTATTCGGCTGCTTCCGCGAAGGCGGTCGGCGTGTAGTTGAGGACCGGGGCCAGCCATCGTTCCACCTCCTCCACGCTCATGCGCTTGCGGCGCGCATAGTCTTCGACCTGGTCGCGCTCGACCTTCGCGACGCCGAAATAATAGCTTTCCGGATGCGACAGATAGAGGCCCGACACCGACGAGCCGGGCCACATCGCATAGCTCTCGGTCAGCCGCACGCCGATCCGCGCCTCCGCGTCGAGCAGGTCGAACAGCGTCGCCTTCTCGGTGTGGTCGGGTTGCGCCGGGTAGCCCGGCGCCGGGCGGATGCCGCGGTAGGGTTCGCCCACGAGATCCTCCGGCGCGAAAGCCTCGTCTGCCGCATAGCCCCAGAGCTCCTTGCGCACGCGTTCATGCATGCGCTCGGCGAAGGCTTCGGCGAAACGGTCGGCCAGCGCCTTGACCATGATCGAGGAATAGTCGTCGTTGGCGCGCTCGAAGCGCTCCGCGATCGCCACCTCCTCGATGCCGGCAGACACCACGAAGCCGCCGACATAGTCGTCCCTGCCGCTGTCCCGCGGCGCGACGAAATCGGCGAGCGCGAGGTTCGGCTTGCCGTCGCGGCGGGGAAGCTGCTGGCGCAGCGTATGGAGCGCGGCGATCTCACTTGCGCGGCTGTCGTCGGCAAACAGCGCGATGTCGTCGCCGACCGCGTTGGCCGGCCAGAAGCCGACCACCGCCTTCGGCGCGAACCAGCTTTCCGCGACGATCTTGGCGAGCATCGCCTGCGCGTCCTCGAACAGCTGGCGCGCCGCCGCGCCCTGCTTCTCGTCGTCCAGGATCTTCGGGTAGCGGCCCTTGAGCTCCCAGGTCTGGAAGAAGGGCGTCCAGTCGATGTAGCGGGCGAGGTCTGCCAGATCCCAGTCCTGGAACACGCGCGTGCCGAGAAAGGAGGGCTTCGGCGGGTCGTAGGACGCCCAGTCGATGCGATGCCCATTGGCGCGGGCACGCGCCAGCGGCAGGCGCTGCTTGTCGGCCTCCGAGCGCGCATGCGCATCGGCGACCTTGCGGTACTCGGCGCGAACGGTCTCGATCATGCCGGGCTTCGTCTCCTGCGACAGCAGGCCCGAGACCACGCCCACGGCGCGGCTGGCATCGGTGACGTAGATCGCCTGGCCGCGATGATAGCGCGGGTGGATCTTCACCGCGGTGTGCACGCGGCTCGTCGTCGCCCCGCCGATGAGCAGCGGGATGTCGAAGCCTTCCCGCTCCATTTCCGAAGCGACGTGCACCATCTCGTCGAGCGACGGCGTGATCAGGCCCGAGAGCCCGATGATGTCGACCTTGCGCTCGCGCGCCGTCTCCAGGATCTTCGTCGCCGGCACCATCACGCCGAGGTCGATGATCTCGTAATTGTTGCAGGCGAGCACGACGCCGACGATGTTCTTGCCGATGTCGTGGACGTCCCCCTTGACGGTCGCCATCAGCACCGTGCCTGCGGTCTTGCGCGCGCCGCCGCCGCCATTGGCCCGCTTCTCGGCCTCCATGTGGGGCAGCAGAACCGCCACCGCCTGCTTCATCACGCGCGCCGACTTGACCACCTGCGGCAGGAACATCTTGCCGGCGCCGAACAGGTCGCCGACGACGTTCATGCCGGCCATCAGCGGCCCCTCGATGACGTGCAGCGGACGCTCGGCCGCCTGCCGCGCCTCCTCGGTGTCGACGTCGATGTATTCGGTGATGCCGTTGACCAGCGCATGCTCCAGCCGCTTCTCCACCGGCCAGTCGCGCCACCTCAGGTCCTTCTCGCGCGCCTCCTTGCCGGCCGCGCCCTTGTAGCGCTCGGCGAGGTCGAGCAGGTTCTCCGTCGCCGTCCCGCCGGCCCTGGGCTTGCGGTTCAGCACCACGTCCTCGCAGGCCTCGCGCAGTTCCGGATCGATCGTCTCGTAGACGGCGAGCTGGCCCGCATTGACGATGCCCATGTCCATGCCCGCCTGGATGGCGTGGTAGAGGAACACCGCGTGCATGGCCTCGCGCACCGGCTCGTTGCCCCGGAACGAGAAGGAGAGGTTCGACACGCCGCCCGAGACGTGGACGCCCGGCATGGCGGTCGTGATCTCCCGCGCGGCCGCGATGAAGTCGTGGCCGTAATTGTCGTGCTCCTCGATACCGGTCGCCACCGCGAAAATGTTCGGGTCGAAGATGATGTCGGCGGCCTCCATGCCGGCCTCCTCGGTCAGCAGCTTGAAGGCCCGCTTCGAGATCTCGACCTTGCGCTCCTTCGTGTCGGCCTGGCCCTTCTCGTCGAAGGCCATCACGACGACGGCGGCGCCATAGGCCTGGCAGAGCCGCGCATGGTGCAGGAAGGCCTCCTCGCCTTCCTTCAGCGAGATCGAGTTGACGACCGGCTTGCCCTGGACGCATTTCAGCCCGGCCTCGATGATCTCCCACTTGGAACTGTCGATCATCAGCGGCACCTTGGCGATGTCGGGTTCGGCGGCGATCAGGTTGAGGAACTCGACCATCGCCTTCTGCGAATCGATCAGGCCCTCGTCCATGTTGACGTCGATGATCTGCGCGCCGTTCTCCACCTGGTCGCGCGCGACGTCGAGGCCTGCGGCATAGTCGCCGGCGGTGATCAGCTTCCTGAACTTCGCCGACCCGGTCACGTTGGTCCGCTCGCCGACGTTGACGAAGGGAATGTCCCTGGTGAGCACGAAGGGCTCCAGCCCCGACAGGCGCATCAGCGGCCCAACTTCGGGAATCGCCCGCGGCGGGTGCCTCCCGACGGCCTCCGCGATCGCGCGGATGTGCTCGGGCGTCGAGCCGCAGCA
The nucleotide sequence above comes from Aquibium microcysteis. Encoded proteins:
- the metH gene encoding methionine synthase; this translates as MASSLDDLFGAAAPVRDGAEIRAALRAAARERILILDGAMGTEIQGLGLGEDHFRGDRFEGCACHQQGNNDILILTQPKAIEEIHYSYAIAGADIIETNTFSSTSIAQADYGMEEMVYDLNRDGARLARRAALRATQEDGRRRFVAGALGPTNRTASISPDVNNPGYRAVSFDDLRLAYGEQLRGLIDGGADLILIETIFDTLNAKAAIFACGEVFAEKGIDLPIMISGTITDLSGRTLSGQTPTAFWHSVRHARPVSVGLNCALGAAAMRPHIAEISGVADTLTCAYPNAGLPNAFGQYDESPEFMASQVADFAREGLVNIVGGCCGSTPEHIRAIAEAVGRHPPRAIPEVGPLMRLSGLEPFVLTRDIPFVNVGERTNVTGSAKFRKLITAGDYAAGLDVARDQVENGAQIIDVNMDEGLIDSQKAMVEFLNLIAAEPDIAKVPLMIDSSKWEIIEAGLKCVQGKPVVNSISLKEGEEAFLHHARLCQAYGAAVVVMAFDEKGQADTKERKVEISKRAFKLLTEEAGMEAADIIFDPNIFAVATGIEEHDNYGHDFIAAAREITTAMPGVHVSGGVSNLSFSFRGNEPVREAMHAVFLYHAIQAGMDMGIVNAGQLAVYETIDPELREACEDVVLNRKPRAGGTATENLLDLAERYKGAAGKEAREKDLRWRDWPVEKRLEHALVNGITEYIDVDTEEARQAAERPLHVIEGPLMAGMNVVGDLFGAGKMFLPQVVKSARVMKQAVAVLLPHMEAEKRANGGGGARKTAGTVLMATVKGDVHDIGKNIVGVVLACNNYEIIDLGVMVPATKILETARERKVDIIGLSGLITPSLDEMVHVASEMEREGFDIPLLIGGATTSRVHTAVKIHPRYHRGQAIYVTDASRAVGVVSGLLSQETKPGMIETVRAEYRKVADAHARSEADKQRLPLARARANGHRIDWASYDPPKPSFLGTRVFQDWDLADLARYIDWTPFFQTWELKGRYPKILDDEKQGAAARQLFEDAQAMLAKIVAESWFAPKAVVGFWPANAVGDDIALFADDSRASEIAALHTLRQQLPRRDGKPNLALADFVAPRDSGRDDYVGGFVVSAGIEEVAIAERFERANDDYSSIMVKALADRFAEAFAERMHERVRKELWGYAADEAFAPEDLVGEPYRGIRPAPGYPAQPDHTEKATLFDLLDAEARIGVRLTESYAMWPGSSVSGLYLSHPESYYFGVAKVERDQVEDYARRKRMSVEEVERWLAPVLNYTPTAFAEAAE
- a CDS encoding carbamoyltransferase C-terminal domain-containing protein, translating into MKIFSYKPGHDGHVALIEDATLAFSIEAEKDSGPRYAPVTPELVLRGLGLCDAIPDVHALSGWMGSFRPFAQPLGAGYFGHDESGIIDRPQRFAGKEVRFFSSSHERSHIIGSYAMSPFPQGQACYALVWEGVLGSFYRIDEKLQVTKLGTPVTGPGHKYGFLYGLADPTLAIDARKSRREDAGKLMAIAGYGRDVPETPEERELIERLIAWDAVAAPLRKADFVGTPFFDIGLETEAFRNLARRFQDAMFSRFLDFARANMRDGLPLLVSGGCGLNCDWNSEWKGCGLFADVFVQPCTNDSGSAIGTAADAQLRITGNAKIAWTAYAGEDFVHDAADLTGFAAVPADDAVVAEALAGGAVLAWVQGRYEIGPRALGNRSLIAAPFTKEMHTRLNAIKKREGFRPIAPILLEEELDRLFTHHGPSPHMLYFQRVKTDAIQAVTHVDGSARAQTVTAAQNARMHALLSAFKARTGYGVLCNTSLNFSGKGFINRMSDLVRYVRDTGLDGFVVGDRFYRRRP